A region of Flocculibacter collagenilyticus DNA encodes the following proteins:
- a CDS encoding monovalent cation:proton antiporter-2 (CPA2) family protein translates to MDFTEIANSAYLELLGLLSVAVVLVWAFKKMNLPPILAYLVAGVITGSSGIGLITNQDDIHVIAELGIVFLMFSLGLEFSVPKLLAMRHLVFGVGSAQVILSMFLIMCVAVGLNYTWQSAITIGGILALSSTAIVIKLLNENGALHSKRGQIAVSILLFQDIAVVPLLIAIPILSGNSIDSLWTSLALALAKGIVVVFILFSVGKWLLPRIFNQIAQARTDELFVLSTILVVVIAGGITYLFGLSMALGAFLAGMMLGESQYRHQLESDIRPFRDILMGLFFATVGMQLDLNVLADTLHWILIGVLALLLIKTVVTMALAKMSGESLVNSWASGLITFQMGEFGFVLIALALQNSLLDSITASYLIGVGIISMAITPYLMLHSVKLATWLSGRDPLVDHFNEKGNAESALHDHVIICGFGRVGQTVGRFLKLEAVPFIALDSDPIRVQEAQAAGENVQFGNARDKSIMKSANVTSAKLVIITFGDLAKVEPIISTIKEIAPDAKILVRTPNDDDLEAFQQAGVTEVVPESLEGSLMLVSHVLYMTGVPVARVIKRVREERKNRYGFLHGFFPGETTDMSMTQRDRLEFLHAVSLPRNAYAIGKSIQSLALEERRVMVHGLRRNGEEFAEPDGDIILQEHDILVIKGKPRRVERVERFMLEGD, encoded by the coding sequence GTGGATTTTACAGAGATAGCTAATAGCGCCTATTTAGAATTGCTGGGGTTATTATCTGTAGCCGTAGTATTGGTGTGGGCGTTTAAAAAAATGAATTTACCGCCTATTCTTGCGTACTTGGTAGCTGGGGTTATTACTGGAAGTAGTGGTATTGGCTTAATTACCAACCAAGACGACATCCATGTAATCGCTGAATTAGGCATTGTGTTTTTAATGTTTTCATTAGGGTTAGAGTTTTCAGTGCCAAAGTTATTGGCAATGAGGCATTTAGTATTTGGGGTTGGTAGTGCCCAGGTGATATTAAGCATGTTTTTAATTATGTGTGTCGCTGTAGGGCTGAATTATACGTGGCAAAGTGCGATTACCATAGGCGGCATATTAGCTCTATCATCAACGGCCATTGTGATTAAATTACTGAATGAAAACGGAGCATTACATTCAAAGCGCGGACAAATTGCTGTAAGTATACTGCTATTCCAAGATATTGCAGTTGTTCCATTACTTATTGCTATCCCTATTCTGTCAGGCAACAGTATTGATAGTTTATGGACTTCTTTAGCGTTAGCGCTAGCAAAAGGGATTGTTGTTGTATTTATTTTATTTTCCGTTGGAAAGTGGCTTCTACCCAGAATATTCAATCAAATAGCGCAAGCAAGAACAGATGAGTTGTTTGTGCTTAGCACTATTTTGGTTGTTGTGATTGCGGGGGGTATTACGTATCTATTTGGGTTATCAATGGCGCTAGGCGCATTTTTGGCAGGCATGATGTTAGGGGAAAGCCAATATCGTCATCAATTAGAGTCTGATATTAGACCATTTAGAGATATTTTAATGGGCTTATTTTTCGCGACGGTTGGCATGCAATTAGACTTAAATGTATTGGCTGATACTTTACACTGGATTTTGATTGGTGTGTTGGCGCTGTTACTCATAAAAACAGTTGTCACAATGGCCTTGGCAAAAATGAGTGGTGAATCATTAGTCAATAGTTGGGCGTCGGGCTTGATCACATTTCAAATGGGAGAGTTTGGTTTTGTGCTTATTGCACTGGCATTACAAAATAGTTTATTAGACAGCATCACGGCGTCCTACCTTATTGGTGTTGGAATTATCAGTATGGCGATAACGCCATACTTAATGTTGCACAGTGTAAAACTAGCTACTTGGTTAAGTGGTAGAGATCCACTAGTTGATCATTTTAATGAAAAAGGAAATGCAGAAAGTGCGTTGCACGACCATGTCATTATTTGCGGCTTTGGCCGAGTGGGACAAACAGTAGGGCGGTTTTTAAAGCTAGAGGCCGTACCGTTCATTGCATTAGACTCTGATCCCATCAGAGTGCAAGAAGCTCAAGCAGCAGGTGAGAACGTGCAATTCGGTAATGCAAGAGATAAAAGCATTATGAAATCTGCCAACGTAACCAGCGCTAAGCTTGTTATTATTACTTTTGGTGATTTAGCAAAAGTGGAACCTATCATCAGTACCATTAAAGAAATTGCGCCTGATGCCAAAATATTGGTAAGGACGCCAAATGATGATGATTTAGAAGCATTCCAACAAGCTGGGGTAACAGAAGTCGTGCCCGAATCGTTAGAGGGAAGCTTAATGTTGGTTTCTCATGTACTTTATATGACTGGGGTGCCAGTCGCTCGTGTAATAAAACGCGTACGTGAAGAAAGAAAAAATCGGTATGGTTTTTTACATGGCTTTTTTCCGGGTGAAACCACTGATATGAGCATGACGCAACGCGACAGGTTAGAGTTTTTACATGCGGTTTCCTTGCCTCGTAATGCTTATGCCATAGGTAAGTCAATTCAATCATTAGCACTAGAAGAGCGCAGAGTAATGGTGCATGGACTAAGGCGAAACGGTGAAGAGTTTGCCGAACCCGATGGTGACATTATTTTGCAAGAGCATGATATTTTAGTCATAAAAGGCAAGCCAAGAAGGGTAGAGCGGGTAGAGCGTTTTATGCTTGAAGGGGACTAA
- a CDS encoding TIGR04211 family SH3 domain-containing protein, with product MIKKIILAIALSSTAVVFAQEESTSETANVAVSNDTTQRETDGFVKDDLYIFMHAGPSSNYRIIGSINAGSQINVLEANEETGYIKIKDEKAREGWIDRRFYSTDLSIQLQYDALSKELESTRAELNEIAEANAPLQQQMDELSGRNDQLTQQVKTLTTNNKTLKQQADKKGKEEANQQMLYGAGIALGGLILGLILPHLIPRKRRGEDQWM from the coding sequence ATGATAAAAAAAATAATTCTCGCAATCGCGCTTAGCAGCACAGCAGTTGTATTTGCGCAAGAGGAATCTACGTCAGAAACGGCTAATGTTGCTGTTAGTAATGACACCACCCAGCGTGAAACCGATGGTTTTGTTAAAGATGACTTATATATTTTTATGCACGCTGGACCAAGTAGTAACTATCGCATTATTGGTAGCATAAATGCTGGTTCACAAATAAACGTACTTGAAGCAAACGAAGAAACCGGTTACATCAAAATTAAAGATGAAAAAGCGCGTGAAGGCTGGATTGACCGTCGTTTTTACTCAACCGACTTAAGTATTCAACTTCAATACGACGCACTCAGTAAAGAGCTAGAATCAACGCGCGCAGAACTGAATGAAATTGCTGAAGCTAATGCGCCACTGCAACAACAAATGGATGAATTAAGTGGTCGAAATGATCAGCTTACTCAACAAGTAAAAACACTAACAACGAATAATAAAACATTAAAACAACAAGCCGATAAAAAGGGAAAAGAAGAAGCCAACCAGCAAATGCTATATGGCGCAGGTATTGCGCTTGGTGGATTAATTCTTGGCTTAATTTTACCTCACTTGATTCCAAGAAAACGACGTGGTGAAGATCAATGGATGTAG
- a CDS encoding CYTH and CHAD domain-containing protein: METEIELKFLVAPTDQDVVSQIQSVSADVLSHTVNKLSNTYFDTPERLLRQWDIGLRTREHEDKIEQTIKTAGQVTGGLHQRPEYNVPLSSRWPELVLFPENIWPNEANIEMLQDNIEALFTTDFERTKWHLRMPSGTEVELVYDVGDIRCGSDSQPINEIEIELITGNVDDVFVLAEQLNELLSVRLGFLSKAARGYQLSEQWQTEPKKMMECVKLAPNDTVEQAFIKCIESGIHFIQHHEQSYSEEPSLLALRRLTDGVALVRHSVWLFAGMLDPDATAALRMELKRLLRSFLWVESARQLKNITSKKSSFRKRLADCQQLISVIEERKGRNPTPDEVNQFFYSTEYNHTLLQLTRWLVTRGWRAHLSEEQREYGNSPIQHKSPEMLTRAWQILCDLVTDKAELTTQDYQDYDARLKRHLLTGVCLGNLYEREDRNPFRAPWVDLSEGVDELKILCLLQQIYDDAINEQEQAIEEDLEVIVTQKPVTKTTTKWLDDRKESLLVALEQTKRSALNMEPYW, encoded by the coding sequence ATGGAAACAGAGATAGAACTAAAATTTCTTGTTGCTCCTACCGATCAAGATGTTGTTAGTCAAATACAGTCAGTGTCTGCTGATGTGCTTAGCCATACCGTTAATAAATTATCCAATACATATTTTGATACGCCTGAAAGGCTGTTAAGACAATGGGATATTGGCCTACGTACTCGTGAACACGAAGATAAAATTGAGCAAACCATTAAAACAGCAGGGCAAGTAACAGGGGGCTTACATCAACGACCTGAGTACAATGTGCCTTTATCGTCACGTTGGCCTGAGCTGGTATTATTTCCTGAAAATATATGGCCGAATGAAGCCAATATAGAAATGCTACAAGACAATATTGAGGCGCTTTTTACCACTGATTTTGAACGTACTAAGTGGCATTTACGGATGCCATCGGGAACGGAAGTGGAGTTGGTTTATGATGTCGGTGATATTCGTTGTGGCAGTGACAGTCAACCTATCAATGAAATAGAAATAGAGCTCATTACCGGTAATGTTGATGATGTGTTTGTATTAGCTGAGCAACTGAATGAATTGCTCTCTGTTCGGTTAGGTTTTTTAAGTAAAGCTGCAAGAGGCTATCAATTAAGCGAGCAGTGGCAAACAGAACCTAAGAAAATGATGGAGTGCGTTAAGTTAGCGCCAAATGACACTGTTGAACAAGCATTTATTAAATGCATTGAAAGCGGCATTCATTTTATTCAGCATCATGAACAGTCGTACAGTGAAGAACCGTCCTTATTGGCTTTAAGACGATTAACAGATGGCGTTGCATTAGTGCGACATAGTGTGTGGTTGTTTGCAGGCATGCTAGATCCTGATGCAACAGCAGCGCTTCGTATGGAATTAAAACGTTTATTACGTTCTTTTCTATGGGTTGAGTCAGCAAGGCAGTTAAAAAACATCACTTCTAAGAAATCATCCTTTCGCAAACGTTTGGCTGACTGTCAGCAACTTATCAGCGTTATTGAAGAGCGAAAAGGTCGAAACCCAACCCCTGATGAAGTGAATCAGTTTTTCTATTCAACAGAGTATAACCATACACTATTGCAGCTAACGCGCTGGCTAGTTACACGTGGTTGGCGAGCACATTTATCTGAAGAGCAGCGTGAATATGGTAATAGTCCTATTCAGCATAAATCACCTGAAATGCTAACTCGCGCATGGCAAATTTTATGTGATTTAGTGACAGATAAAGCAGAGTTAACGACACAAGACTACCAAGATTACGATGCCCGTTTAAAGCGTCATTTACTGACAGGTGTTTGTTTGGGTAACTTGTATGAAAGAGAAGATCGAAACCCGTTCAGAGCACCGTGGGTTGATTTGTCGGAAGGTGTGGATGAGCTTAAGATCTTATGTTTATTACAGCAGATTTATGACGACGCGATAAATGAACAGGAGCAGGCAATAGAAGAGGATTTAGAAGTGATAGTGACTCAGAAGCCTGTTACTAAAACAACAACTAAGTGGTTAGATGATAGAAAAGAAAGCCTGTTAGTTGCACTAGAGCAAACTAAGCGCTCTGCCTTAAATATGGAACCATATTGGTAA